Proteins encoded in a region of the Stieleria neptunia genome:
- a CDS encoding class I SAM-dependent methyltransferase has product MSTDIRGCRLCRSPLKHTAIDLGLSPLCQNLVPRENLNKGEMFYPLRAFVCDQCWLIQVHELVSGEDIYSHYAYFSSNSDSWLQHASDYCDDIVERLSLDQDSQVVEIASNDGYLLNFFREKGVPAYGVEPAANVAQTAIDRGLDCVVKFFGVETAKQLVAERGKADLVLGNNVIGHVPDLNDFVAGLKILLAEHGTVTIEIPHAINLIKANQFDTIYQEHYSYFLLLTMRQVFERHGMVVFDADEIPTHGGSLRYYACHAEGTRRPVAPIVEAIEQREIDAGLQDLDTYRDYSRCVSETKWNLLEFLIQARRDGKSVAGYGAPGKAATLLNYCGIREDLLEYTVDRNTMKQGTFQVGTLIPIHAPEMISVTKPDYILILPWNLKEEIMEQLSYVRQWGAKFVVPIPELMVL; this is encoded by the coding sequence ATGAGCACCGATATTCGCGGATGCCGCCTCTGTCGATCGCCTCTGAAGCACACCGCCATCGATCTGGGATTGTCACCGCTGTGCCAGAATCTTGTCCCCAGGGAGAATTTGAACAAGGGAGAAATGTTCTACCCGTTGCGGGCGTTCGTTTGTGATCAATGTTGGTTGATCCAGGTTCACGAGCTTGTCAGCGGCGAAGACATCTACAGTCACTACGCGTACTTTTCGTCGAACTCCGATTCGTGGCTCCAACACGCCAGCGATTACTGTGACGACATCGTCGAACGTCTATCACTCGATCAAGACAGCCAGGTGGTGGAGATTGCAAGCAACGACGGGTACCTGCTCAATTTCTTTCGCGAAAAGGGAGTCCCCGCCTATGGCGTGGAGCCCGCGGCGAACGTCGCGCAAACGGCGATCGATCGCGGGCTGGATTGCGTGGTGAAATTCTTTGGAGTCGAGACCGCCAAACAGTTGGTCGCCGAGCGAGGCAAGGCAGACCTGGTGTTAGGAAACAACGTGATCGGACACGTGCCCGACCTGAATGACTTTGTCGCCGGATTAAAAATCTTGCTCGCCGAGCACGGAACGGTCACGATTGAGATTCCCCACGCGATCAATCTGATCAAAGCCAATCAATTCGACACCATCTACCAGGAACACTACTCGTACTTCTTGCTGCTGACGATGCGGCAAGTGTTCGAGCGTCACGGCATGGTGGTCTTTGATGCCGATGAGATTCCCACCCACGGTGGCTCCCTACGCTACTATGCCTGCCACGCCGAAGGCACCCGCCGGCCCGTCGCGCCGATCGTCGAAGCGATTGAGCAACGCGAGATCGACGCCGGGCTGCAAGACCTAGACACCTATCGTGACTATTCGAGATGTGTCAGTGAAACGAAATGGAACCTTTTGGAGTTCCTGATCCAGGCTCGGCGTGACGGAAAATCTGTCGCCGGATACGGTGCCCCGGGGAAGGCGGCCACGCTGCTGAATTACTGCGGGATCCGAGAAGACCTGCTCGAGTACACCGTCGATCGCAACACGATGAAACAGGGCACGTTTCAGGTCGGGACACTGATTCCGATTCACGCCCCCGAAATGATCTCCGTCACCAAGCCCGACTACATTCTGATACTTCCGTGGAACTTAAAGGAAGAAATCATGGAACAACTGTCCTACGTGCGCCAATGGGGCGCAAAATTTGTCGTGCCGATCCCCGAACTGATGGTTCTTTAA
- a CDS encoding phytanoyl-CoA dioxygenase family protein has product MKTVYFNSSDNERLRRERLYAGELYVYSPTPSGIALCDFARDLCEEAFAPHDPREAQHQLAVETYVEILKTLKPKFIHHPECKKLIPALLEELGCDLEQTYFDVPRLRTACAGDYLNSGLAYAFKPHRDTWYSTPMSQLNWWLPVYPIESNNAMAFHPAYWDTPIQNSSALFNYQDWNDRGRREAAKQIGKDTRVQSEALEPLTRLDPQIRLVPEPGGLIVFSAAHLHSTVPNTTDQTRFSIDFRTVDARDTRAMRGAPNIDGLSTGTTMMDYLRGSDQLHFPDDEIQRFKDAQPVAQYPTPDEVLSRLFSA; this is encoded by the coding sequence ATGAAAACGGTGTATTTTAATTCGTCAGACAACGAGCGTTTGCGCCGCGAAAGGCTCTACGCCGGCGAGCTGTATGTTTACTCACCAACACCCAGCGGAATTGCGTTGTGCGATTTCGCCCGAGATCTGTGTGAAGAAGCCTTTGCACCGCACGATCCACGCGAAGCCCAGCATCAGCTTGCCGTCGAGACGTATGTCGAAATCCTCAAAACATTGAAACCGAAATTCATTCACCATCCCGAATGCAAAAAGCTGATTCCGGCGCTGTTGGAAGAATTGGGATGTGACCTCGAACAGACATACTTTGACGTGCCGCGGCTGCGAACGGCGTGTGCGGGGGACTACCTCAATAGCGGACTGGCGTATGCCTTTAAACCGCATCGCGACACGTGGTACTCCACCCCGATGTCGCAGCTGAACTGGTGGCTGCCCGTCTACCCGATCGAATCCAACAATGCGATGGCGTTTCATCCGGCCTACTGGGACACGCCGATCCAAAACAGTTCCGCACTGTTCAACTACCAGGACTGGAACGATCGAGGGCGTCGGGAAGCGGCCAAGCAAATCGGCAAAGATACCCGAGTCCAGTCCGAAGCGCTCGAACCTTTGACCCGACTGGACCCGCAAATTCGGCTGGTTCCCGAGCCCGGCGGTTTGATCGTCTTTTCCGCCGCGCACCTGCATTCAACCGTCCCCAACACCACCGATCAGACTCGTTTCAGCATTGATTTTCGCACCGTCGATGCACGTGACACCCGCGCGATGCGTGGGGCGCCCAACATTGATGGACTTTCAACCGGGACGACGATGATGGATTATCTGCGCGGCTCTGACCAATTGCACTTTCCGGATGACGAAATCCAGCGATTCAAAGACGCCCAACCGGTTGCCCAATACCCGACACCCGACGAAGTGCTGTCACGCCTGTTCTCCGCTTAA